Proteins encoded within one genomic window of Gammaproteobacteria bacterium:
- the flhF gene encoding flagellar biosynthesis protein FlhF, protein MKIRRFVARDIREAMRLVRETLGPDAVILETQRVEDGIELSAAVDYEPPATLATAGAAASQAAVAAAAADDGAAAASVPAIPRGTRPADDREFRNLREEVHTLRDLLETQLSRLAWNDGVRRNAAATTTMRNLARLGLTQDVVRDIVARLGEGLTARTAWSAPLRLLEASIPVCDEDLIAGGGVFAVVGPTGVGKTTTIAKLAARYALQGRPEDVALVTTDTFRIGAREQLETFGEILGAPVYQAGDGNRLAEVLGLLSSRRLVLIDTAGMGQRDVRLARQLSWLAAADSRVKVLLALPANTQSAGLREIVEAFMVARPSACILTKTDEATSLGGALSALVRGRLPLAYVANGQRVPEDLHCAGSRRTWLVKSALELMSGDAEINEDFMAEHFAEVDFDACA, encoded by the coding sequence ATGAAGATCAGACGTTTCGTCGCCAGGGACATCCGCGAGGCCATGCGACTGGTCCGCGAAACCCTCGGTCCGGACGCCGTCATCCTCGAGACCCAGCGGGTCGAGGATGGCATCGAACTGTCGGCCGCGGTCGACTACGAGCCACCGGCCACGCTGGCAACCGCCGGCGCTGCAGCCAGCCAGGCAGCCGTGGCCGCGGCAGCTGCCGATGACGGAGCGGCAGCGGCCAGCGTGCCCGCGATCCCGCGCGGCACCCGGCCGGCCGATGACCGCGAGTTCCGCAACCTGCGCGAGGAAGTGCACACGCTGCGCGACCTGCTGGAGACCCAGCTCTCGCGCCTGGCCTGGAACGACGGCGTGCGCCGCAATGCCGCCGCCACCACCACCATGCGCAACCTGGCGCGCCTCGGCCTCACGCAGGACGTGGTCCGCGACATCGTTGCCAGGCTGGGCGAGGGGCTGACGGCGCGCACGGCCTGGAGCGCGCCGCTGCGGCTGCTCGAGGCCAGCATTCCGGTCTGCGACGAGGACCTCATCGCCGGCGGCGGCGTGTTCGCCGTCGTCGGGCCCACCGGCGTCGGCAAGACCACCACGATCGCCAAGCTGGCCGCGCGCTACGCGCTGCAGGGCCGGCCCGAGGACGTGGCGCTGGTCACCACCGATACCTTCCGCATCGGCGCACGCGAGCAGCTCGAGACCTTCGGCGAGATCCTCGGCGCCCCGGTCTACCAGGCCGGTGACGGCAACCGCCTGGCCGAGGTCCTGGGCCTGCTCTCCAGCCGCCGCCTGGTGCTGATCGACACCGCCGGCATGGGGCAGCGCGACGTGCGCCTGGCACGGCAGCTGTCCTGGCTTGCCGCCGCCGACAGCCGCGTCAAGGTACTCCTCGCGCTTCCGGCCAATACCCAGAGCGCCGGCCTGCGGGAAATTGTGGAGGCGTTCATGGTAGCCCGCCCGTCGGCGTGCATCCTTACCAAGACGGATGAGGCGACTTCCCTGGGTGGTGCCCTGTCGGCGCTGGTGCGCGGCCGGCTGCCGCTGGCTTATGTCGCCAACGGCCAGCGGGTCCCCGAGGACCTGCACTGCGCCGGGTCGCGGCGCACCTGGCTGGTGAAATCGGCCCTGGAACTGATGAGCGGCGACGCCGAGATCAACGAAGACTTCATGGCGGAGCACTTCGCCGAGGTGGATTTCGATGCCTGTGCCTGA
- a CDS encoding MinD/ParA family protein has protein sequence MPVPEPATHADQAEGLRRQLHTRPVKVITVTGGKGGVGKTNICANLAVALSMLGRRVMLFDGDLGLANVDVLFGLQPQYTMADVVRGERSLPEVVVSGPAGVMVVPGASGLSEMANLSAMQNAGIVNAFSELSCDLDVLMVDTPAGISDPVLRFAEAAHEVVVVVCDEPTSITDAYAVIKVLSRERGVSRFRVVTNMTREGGHGRQLFEKLLRVTERFLQVSLDHAGSVPYDDRVWRAVQLQTPFVTAFPTSLAASALKQLAHRADKWDAPRAARGNIEFFVERLLRQPDGARGAVA, from the coding sequence ATGCCTGTGCCTGAACCCGCGACCCATGCCGACCAGGCCGAAGGCCTGCGCCGCCAGCTCCACACCCGGCCAGTGAAGGTCATCACCGTCACCGGCGGCAAGGGCGGCGTGGGCAAGACCAACATCTGCGCCAACCTCGCGGTGGCCCTGTCGATGCTCGGCCGGCGCGTGATGCTCTTCGACGGCGACCTCGGCCTGGCCAATGTCGACGTGCTGTTCGGCCTGCAGCCGCAGTACACCATGGCCGACGTGGTGCGCGGCGAGCGCAGCCTGCCGGAGGTCGTGGTCAGCGGCCCGGCCGGCGTCATGGTGGTGCCCGGCGCCTCGGGCCTGTCGGAGATGGCCAACCTCAGCGCCATGCAGAACGCCGGCATCGTCAACGCCTTCAGCGAACTCAGCTGCGACCTCGACGTGCTCATGGTGGACACCCCGGCCGGCATCTCCGACCCGGTGCTGCGCTTCGCCGAGGCCGCCCACGAGGTCGTGGTGGTGGTCTGCGACGAGCCGACCTCGATCACCGATGCCTATGCCGTGATCAAGGTGCTGTCCCGCGAGCGCGGCGTCAGCCGCTTCCGCGTGGTCACCAACATGACCCGCGAGGGCGGCCACGGCCGCCAGCTGTTCGAGAAGCTGCTGCGCGTCACCGAGCGCTTCCTCCAGGTGTCGCTGGACCATGCCGGCAGCGTGCCCTACGACGACCGGGTGTGGCGCGCGGTCCAGCTGCAGACGCCTTTTGTGACGGCGTTCCCCACCAGCCTGGCCGCCTCCGCCCTCAAGCAACTGGCCCATCGTGCCGATAAATGGGATGCACCCCGCGCGGCACGGGGAAACATCGAGTTCTTCGTGGAGCGGCTGCTGCGGCAGCCGGACGGCGCCCGGGGCGCGGTGGCATGA